gctcgtcaggtcccaaaaaccattcgtctccattcactcctatctaacacgctcacacatgcttgctagaagtccagcccctcgcccacaaaacctcctttacacccaccctccaaccttttcgaggacgacccctaccctgccttccttcccctacagatttatacgctctccatgtcattctactttgatccattctctctaaatgaccaaaccacctcaacaacccctcttctgccctctgactaatacttttattaacttcacacctcctaatttccacactccgaattttctgcataatatttacaccacacattgctcttagacaggacatctccactgcctcaaactgcctcctcgctgcagcatttacaacccaagcttcacacccatataagagtgttggtactactatactttcgtacattcccttctttgcctccatagataacattttttgtctccacatatacctcaacacaccacttgccttttttccttcatcaattctatgattaacctcatccttcataaatccctccgctgacacgtcaactctcaaatatctgaaaacattcacttcttccatactcctccccaatttgatatctaattcttctttatctaaatcatttgataccctcatcaccttactcttttctatgttcactttcaactttctaccttcacacaccctcccaaatttgtccactaacctttgcaatttttctttagaatctcccataagcacagtatcatcagcaaaaaagtaactgtatcacttcccattttgtatttgattccccataatttaatcccacccctctcccgaacaccctagcatttacttcttttacaaccccatctataaatatgttaaacaaccatggtgacattacacatccctgtctaagacctacttctaccgggaagtagtctccctctcttctacacgccctaacctgagcctaactatcctcataaaaactcttaacagcatttagtaacttactacctattccatatacttgcaacatctgccacactgctctcCTATctgctctatcatatgccttttctaaatccataaatgcaataaaaacctccctacctttatctaaatactgttcacatatatgcttcaatgtaaacacttaatccacacatcccctacccactctaaaacctccttattTTAAACTTATATGGTGTTGTCATATCTCCTCTTTTCCTCTTATCAAGCAGTATGACTATACTTAGTGTTTTCAGCCAATCATCTTGGCTTGTACTAATTTTGCAGCTCTTCTTTAGACCTCTTTTATTTGCTTTACATATTTTTTTAGGTGTGGACCCCACTAATCAGCTGCATATTCCAATTTTGGCCTAAAAAATGTTGTAACAGCTTATTTCTGCATGTTTCCATCCATATGCCATActggaccacggttcgagtctccTGTCCACCCCTCTGTTTATTCATAGACAGTCATTCATTACTATTTAAAATGAGTTCATATGTCATACATTAAAAAATTGatttacagtctctcctcacttaacgacggagttccgttcccaaGACCACGTCGATAAACAAATCTGTCACTAAGTGAGAAgcacactataatggtagtgggattgtgtcaaccatctttgatattgttttaatgtcacctttacatcatttataacattttaagTTTTTTgaaatatttatacagtagtgtgctgTATACTGCAAtgaacagaatagaagaaatcagctctaatatacattatttaggtatgcatattggtcagagagcccgttgcttagtgaggagaggctgtattggatTTCAGGACTAAAAAAAATCCATTGTGTAAATTGATTTGAGAAACAAAGGACAAAGTCNNNNNNNNNNNNNNNNNNNNNNNNNNNNNNNNNNNNNNNNNNNNNNNNNNNNNNNNNNNNNNNNNNNNNNNNNNNNNNNNNNNNNNNNNNNNNNNNNNNNTAAAAAATAATTGTTTAATACTTTcaggtgtctggaacagattaattcgatttccattatttctcttggggaaaattaattcagattaAGTCAGAATCAGTATAAGAcatgctctctggaatggattaattacattaactgagggtccactgtatagttttacatacagaaaacaatgagaaataaatataaatgacaaaTGAAAtcgataaatgaacatttaatattACTTCTACCATTATTGAAGACTcctgttggcatatggaagatgcatggaggggagagggaggagaggcaattgggtggaaggggaatccccctccataaggacttcaggtatcaagtccctatccaGGGTTACTGCCCCTTTTTTGTCTTACTGGCACTGGatccctgttgcacaaaaaatctgtTCAGAGAGATTTGTTTCTGGcgtctaagatttgcctaaaatgggacaaggcattgtcattgaacatgttgcagacatggctcacaacagctttgttagggggATATTTTTCCACAAAACTGTGTAACTCTCCACTTTGCACATGTCAATCACTTTTTGTACATCCTAGTGAGATCGACCACATGTACGAAACTTTCACACTTTACTACgagctctttcttgaattctatagtgtttttCGCCTTTATGAAAGGGCTGGCacttggaactttctttggccccatggtggcttagcagtcactcaataaacaagaaaaaaaaaaaaaaggattattacgaaatgtttcagatgaatgcgcagggtaatgctcacttgacgaaaaacaaagccagactgacttgGAATATGTGGGATGCTTTGTGGGTGTGAGGGCAGGTGGACACGTTCAGCACGGCAGACTGACGAGAACTGAGGTAATGAAAGAAAACTTGGATTTCGGGGTGGGGGGTTGAATTTggcgaaaaccagggcaaacaaaAACCCAGATTCCAATTTACAGTACTATATACAggcaggccccgctttacagcatttcgctaatacagcagtttttaATTATGCCAATTATTTATAtatgacttcctacaataaaaatattcactataagctaaggatgaaaatattttaaggtaaataatgtagtggagggaaaggggggtagaggtcagcctaggaaaagttggagggaagggataaaggttttgtgtgcaaagggcctggactttcagcaagcatgtgcAAGTACGTTAGATAGgcgtgaatggagacaaacggtttttaggacttgacatgctgttggagtgagagcagagtaacatttatgaagagattcaaggaaaccagcagGCGGGACTCTAGTcatggagatggaaagtacagtgcctgcattctgaaggtgttaatgttgcagttttataactgtagtgtaagtgcacctctgggaagacagtgatggagtgaatgatggtgaaagtttctctttcgggccaccctaccttggtgggaaagggctgtgtaaagaaaaaaaaaaaaaaaaaaaaaaaaaaaagggggggggagtgtactgtatatgcattttttaaaaaagtcaagctatattgctcacttaatagtgtaaacatgtcatcaggcttttatgtgcatttgaaagtgaaagaaAAAGGATacgattcactttacagcagtagcctgagcctaacctgctgtataagcagggccctcctgtatagacAATCTCTACAGCTAATTTGGATAGGCAGACATGTTGGTTAGTGGGAGGCCCAAAATAAGTGACTTACTAATTacattatatatactatatgtatctTGCAGAAGTATTTATACTATTTTTAACAGCTTGTGTCAAACTTAAATTATAAATGTAAAAATACTATTACACCTTCAAACACTTTAGTTAATTTTAGAAAAAATAAAACTTATCATAGAAACTGAACACTGAACATCTCACCTGGCCTCCAAATTGATTGCAGGGGAAGGCAAGGATACACAGGCCATTGGGTTCATATTTCTCGTGAAGCTGCACCAGTTCGGTGTAGTTCACGGCAGTTTTTCCTCACTTACTTGCCACATTTACCACAATGCAAACATGGCCCCTAGAGGGATACACAATACACTATTGAATCTGCTTTATAACATTTGTTCCTTGTCCAAGTCACTAGCAAAAAGTGTGCCACGAGACAATTTCAATGGAGGAAAAACTGAAAACACGGCAAACCACAAATATTATGCCTTCAAATAAAGGATGTGGAAAAGCTTAGCAGAGGAATACAGTGATGTGATGACTGTACCTAAAAAGAATGGAAAGTTTTTGATAAACCCCCAAAGTTACAAACTGGCTCGGGAAAAAAGAGCAGCCTTAGGCTAGCAGGTAAAGCTGTGACAAATGCATAATAGGTTATAAAATAATGTGAAATAATAATATACTCATTAATTCATTAAACTCTTAACTGAGGGTCTGAGAAATTGGAGGTAATAGCTTTATTTAAGAAAACTGAGGGTAGTCTCAATTCATaaaaccttcaccagcatcaagtcacTCCTTGAATAGATACAAAAGGAAAGACTTcccagtttaacccttaaactgtccaaatgtagatctaggTTCATGTGCGTAGCACTCCGAACATAAATCTACtattaaataaaaaaaggcacaataccatttacaaagtcacactgactttgtaaatggtccaagtcggaccaaaacgtcgtcgtcagctcctctctgctatgtgcaggttatttgtgtatctattTTTTAACACAAGAAAGCACGTAAAATAGAAAGTTTGGAGCACTATgcacgtgaatgtagatctacatttggacagtttaagggttaaagaggaAAAAAACCAGAGGCCATGTTTGTGAACTGAAAAGGAAAGTAGTGGCAGTTTATTTTTGAGTGGCAGACCAATGTAATGAGGTGTAAATAGTTAGCAACTGCTACAGTAAATAGAAAGTTTAAAAACGTGTGATAACTAACAGTAAAGATGCACCACCACAATCAGCtttgctcctgtagctacaaacactggtATAAGTAAATTTATAAAAATTACAGGAAACTAATACAAACTTATCACAAATTTAGGATATGGTCATGCAAATCTGATCAATGCACCTGTTTCAGGTAATTAGTTGTATATTCACTGAAAACACAACTTCCAAGGGATAGCTACTGCTACTTGGCCAAGGTAaaactaaaagaaaaaaaaatagcaaaaagGACGGGGGACTACCGTTCACATAGCAAATTCGTGCAATTAAAAAATAAGAGCAAATCTGCAGTAAAGTGTCAAAGATTAAGGCAGACCACTGAGTATAGTAATAGCAATGAAGATGGTGTCAAAGCTGGGATGATCTGTGAACATAACAGACTAGAGATTAGTCTTGCTCTAGAACAATAACAAAAAATGAGTTTCAAAATGGCATACAAAATGTTACAAATTTTGAAACATCCATTGGATACACAGTATTTATATCACATGTATAgcaaagagtgtatcagtctgtagtggaaggaaggcggggtaggggtcagcctaggaaaggttggagggagggggtaaaggaggttttgtgtgcgaggggcttggacttccagcaggcatgcgtgagagtgtttgataggagtgaatagagacaaatggtttttaatacttgacgtgctgttggagtgtgagcaaagtaacatttatgaaggggttcagggaaaccagcaggccggacttgagtcctggagatgggaagtacagtgcctgcactctgaaggaggggtgttaatgttgcagtttaaaaactgtagtgtaaagcacccttctggcaagacagtgatggagtgaatgatggtgaaagtttttcttttttgggccaccctgccttggtgggaatcggccagtgtgataaaaaaaaaataaaaaaaagtatagCAAAAACCTGAATGTATTACTGTATTCTCATTCTGTTAAGATTGCTGATAGcctttaccttttcatataaattaaattaattttaaataaaaatcAAAACTTGCCTGTATTTTTCCATTGATACATCATTGCCATCTATGTCTAGGGCATTAAAGCCATAAAATGAAGAACCAGCTGCCTGAAAGAAAAATTTTAAGATTTTGATTTACTGTACATACAAATCAGTTACTGAAGACATGTTACGAAAAAAACAAAAGTAAAACTCTCTATAGTCAATTACTATACAGTGAACCTCTGGTTTCGGGCCAACACGGAATCTGCCAATTCGGAAATAGAGCACTTTTTTCAGTGAAATTTCCCCTGATTTTGTGCATCCACTCGGAAATTGTTGGTACCAGCCGCGTTCACCTAGGCCGCTGATATGTTCTTGACTtgctcttgggcacattaaatgtcttgttTTAGGTtgcagacattttcattaatacatgcatttatgatatttttttcaaaattgtatAAGAAACACGCTacacagcatataaacatgcaatgtttatatgctatcgagTGGAGAGTCGGGTGGAGGGTaaaaattacattttctctggtcgAGCGTTAGAGAAAACAATCTGCCGTCTGGCTCAGTCACCACCCTTAATACgagtttacaattctcggcaggaattattcattacttctccctttgtttacgaTGGTATCTAAGGTAGTTGTCAGATATGATTAAACTCGGCAAATATGGTATGTCAATGGTAATATGGCTGTGTTCTGCAGTGTAGGcagccagtaggtgtagcccagaggaactacatacatgtatatgtaccAACATCTgccagctacctacactgacttcctacaaataaatactgtactactcacctcttgccctacattaagactacaaatattttaatgcaagtaatgaatgtactaatCACTGAAAAGCTGCaacactatagttattctctataaaatttattttgttaatatttttgggtgtctgaaatggattaacattatttcttatgggaaatacaaATGTACTTCAGTTTTCAGCCATTTAGGAtataggccaaccttctggaacgga
This DNA window, taken from Cherax quadricarinatus isolate ZL_2023a chromosome 59, ASM3850222v1, whole genome shotgun sequence, encodes the following:
- the LOC128698770 gene encoding phospholipid hydroperoxide glutathione peroxidase-like, which produces MYRLAAKSLLTVSGSVCLAACAKPLVMAAGSSFYGFNALDIDGNDVSMEKYRGHVCIVVNVASKUGKTAVNYTELVQLHEKYEPNGLCILAFPCNQFGGQMGEPENNGFVHNKDADSSSDQSSTEITGSSRLAPDDRGII